In Ruminococcaceae bacterium R-25, one genomic interval encodes:
- a CDS encoding glutamate synthase domain-containing protein 2 yields MDSGDWEENMRPYEEKYVKECYQAMQEEHDACGIGLVVNIDGKKEYRTLDDALSIVEKLEHRAGKDATGEVGDGVGILVQISHKFFKPAAKEAGIEVKDEGDYGIGMFFLPQDTKKRTLAMRMFKVITEKNGLKVMGWREVPTNPDILGKVARDAMPVIMQCFVERPADCEKGLAFDRMLYVARREFEQSTDDTYITSLSSRTIVYKGMFLVGQLRKFYEDLQSKDYETAIAMVHSRFSTNTTPSWERAHPYRMIAHNGEINTIRGNFDRMLAREETLYSPSIENDVDKIFPIIHKTGSDSAMLDNTLEFFMMNGIPLPLAVMMMIPEPWKNDSYMEQEKKDFYHYYATMMEPWDGPAAILFTDGVIAGATLDRNGLRPSRYYITDDNRLILSSEVGVLDIEPEHIVKKSRLQPGRILLIDTEKGKLVSDEECKKYYSEKHPYGEWLALNLLHLSELKIPNKKIPVHTQEMRNKLYKVFGYTFEDVKNEILPMATNKVEATASMGTDIPLAVLSEKHQLLFSFFKQLFAQVTNPPIDSIREEIVTDTTVYIGSDGNLLEEKSGNCRVLEVNNPILTGVDLVKIKSLNQPGFKTATVSILYYKNTSLEKALDQLLITVDRTCAKGANIIVLSDRGIDENHVAIPSLLAVSAVEQHLVQTRKRTAVSLIIESGEPRDVHQMATLLGFGARAINPYLAHECIAEMIDKGILDKDYHTAIDDYNYAILHGIVKTSAKMGISTLQSYQSAKIFEAVGICKEVVDKYFTGIVSRVGGIGLEEISEGILFRHDKAFDPMGLENDETLDSTGFHNLRSGDDKEDHLYNPKTIVALQKAVREGSYELFKEYTAIVDNEKPHTLRGLLAFKKTGNSIPLEEVEPASEIVKRFKTGAMSYGSISKEAHECMAIAMNRLGGKSNTGEGGESPERFGTEKNSKIKQVASGRFGVTSEYLNSAEEIQIKMAQGAKPGEGGHLPGKKVYPWIAERRYSTPGVALISPPPHHDIYSIEDLAQLIYDLKNANRKARISVKLVSEAGVGTIACGVAKAGAQVILISGYDGGTGAAPASSIHNAGLPWELGLAETHHALIESGLRGRVAVETDGKLMSGRDVAIAALLGAEEFGFATAPLVSMGCMMMRVCNKDTCPFGIACQNEELRKRFKGKPEHVMNFMLFIAEELREIMAELGFRTVDEMVGRSDLLKVKDKQITKRAEMVSLAQIIDPSYADSEVRHFEPDHVFDFELEKTIDERVFLPELAKGLKKGSIKITDVKVSSTDRAVGTILGSEITAEYGTELADDSVIVELTGGGGQSFGAFIPKGLTLKLTGDANDGFGKGLSGGKLIIKPNENSGFDPSKNVIIGNVALYGATNGTAYVCGVAGERFMIRNSGATGVCEGTGDHGLEYMTGGKAVILGEVGKNFAAGMSGGMAYVLDEHHTLYTKINKALVEMSEITEDADKNELKTILQDYEQATGSSKAKAILQDFDKYVGSFKKIIPTDYRHMLTLIAKYEEQGIAREQAVYEAFKEFTKVGA; encoded by the coding sequence ATGGACTCAGGTGATTGGGAGGAGAATATGAGACCTTACGAAGAAAAGTATGTAAAAGAATGCTATCAGGCAATGCAGGAAGAGCATGATGCATGCGGTATCGGTTTAGTCGTAAACATCGATGGCAAAAAAGAATACCGCACTTTAGACGATGCATTATCCATTGTTGAAAAGTTAGAGCACAGAGCAGGTAAGGACGCTACCGGTGAGGTAGGCGACGGTGTCGGAATCTTAGTCCAGATCTCTCACAAGTTCTTTAAGCCCGCTGCAAAAGAAGCAGGCATCGAAGTAAAGGACGAGGGCGACTACGGTATCGGCATGTTCTTCCTTCCCCAGGATACAAAAAAGCGCACTCTCGCAATGCGCATGTTTAAGGTGATCACAGAAAAGAACGGCCTTAAGGTCATGGGCTGGAGAGAAGTTCCCACAAATCCTGATATCCTTGGCAAGGTCGCAAGAGATGCAATGCCCGTCATCATGCAGTGTTTCGTTGAAAGACCTGCTGACTGCGAAAAGGGTCTTGCTTTCGACCGTATGCTCTATGTTGCAAGAAGAGAGTTCGAGCAGAGCACGGACGATACATATATCACTTCTTTATCTTCAAGAACTATCGTATATAAGGGCATGTTCCTCGTAGGACAGCTCCGTAAGTTCTATGAGGATCTCCAGAGCAAGGACTATGAGACAGCTATCGCAATGGTCCACTCAAGATTCTCAACAAATACAACACCTTCATGGGAGAGAGCACATCCTTACAGAATGATCGCTCACAACGGTGAGATCAACACGATCAGAGGTAACTTCGACAGAATGCTCGCCCGTGAAGAGACATTGTACAGCCCTTCGATCGAGAACGATGTAGATAAGATCTTCCCGATCATCCATAAGACGGGTTCTGACTCTGCGATGCTCGACAACACGTTAGAGTTCTTCATGATGAACGGAATCCCGCTTCCTCTGGCAGTCATGATGATGATCCCTGAGCCCTGGAAGAACGATTCTTACATGGAGCAGGAAAAGAAAGATTTCTATCATTACTATGCAACCATGATGGAACCCTGGGACGGTCCTGCAGCTATCCTTTTCACAGACGGTGTTATCGCAGGCGCTACACTCGACCGTAACGGCTTAAGACCTTCCAGATATTACATCACAGACGATAACAGACTTATCCTCTCATCAGAGGTAGGCGTACTGGATATCGAGCCTGAGCACATCGTAAAGAAGTCCAGACTGCAGCCCGGCCGTATCCTCTTGATCGATACGGAAAAGGGTAAGCTCGTATCTGACGAAGAGTGCAAGAAGTACTATTCTGAAAAGCACCCTTATGGTGAGTGGCTCGCATTAAATCTCCTGCATCTTTCTGAACTCAAGATCCCCAATAAGAAGATCCCGGTTCATACACAGGAGATGAGAAATAAGCTCTATAAAGTATTCGGTTATACTTTCGAAGACGTTAAGAATGAGATCCTGCCGATGGCTACGAACAAGGTTGAGGCAACAGCTTCAATGGGTACGGATATCCCTCTCGCAGTTCTCTCAGAAAAGCACCAGCTTCTGTTCTCATTCTTCAAGCAGCTCTTCGCACAGGTTACAAACCCGCCGATCGACTCTATCAGAGAAGAGATCGTTACAGATACAACGGTTTATATCGGCTCAGACGGTAACCTCCTGGAAGAAAAGAGCGGCAACTGCAGAGTGCTTGAAGTAAATAACCCGATCCTTACTGGCGTTGACTTGGTTAAGATCAAGTCTTTGAACCAGCCGGGCTTTAAGACAGCTACTGTATCTATTCTTTACTATAAGAACACATCGCTCGAGAAGGCTTTGGACCAGCTCCTTATCACTGTAGACAGAACATGTGCAAAGGGCGCCAACATCATCGTTCTCTCTGATAGAGGCATCGATGAGAACCACGTTGCAATCCCTTCGCTCCTCGCAGTATCCGCAGTAGAGCAGCATCTGGTCCAGACAAGAAAGAGAACGGCAGTTTCCCTCATCATCGAGAGCGGCGAGCCCAGAGATGTACACCAGATGGCAACGCTCCTTGGCTTCGGTGCACGTGCGATTAATCCTTACCTTGCACATGAGTGCATCGCTGAGATGATCGACAAGGGAATCCTCGATAAGGATTACCATACTGCAATCGATGACTATAACTACGCAATCCTTCACGGTATCGTTAAGACATCCGCAAAGATGGGTATTTCCACACTGCAGTCTTACCAGTCCGCAAAGATCTTCGAAGCAGTCGGTATCTGCAAAGAAGTAGTAGATAAGTACTTCACAGGTATCGTAAGCCGCGTAGGCGGTATCGGTTTGGAAGAGATCTCAGAAGGAATCCTTTTCAGACACGACAAGGCTTTCGATCCCATGGGACTCGAAAACGATGAGACTTTGGACAGCACAGGCTTCCATAACTTGAGAAGCGGTGATGACAAGGAAGATCATCTGTATAACCCCAAGACGATCGTTGCCCTCCAGAAGGCAGTAAGAGAAGGTTCTTACGAACTCTTCAAGGAATATACGGCAATCGTAGATAATGAGAAGCCCCATACATTAAGAGGTCTCCTCGCATTCAAGAAGACAGGCAATTCTATCCCGCTCGAGGAAGTTGAACCTGCTTCAGAGATCGTTAAGAGATTTAAGACCGGCGCTATGTCTTACGGTTCTATCTCAAAGGAAGCACACGAGTGCATGGCAATCGCAATGAACCGCCTGGGCGGCAAGTCCAATACAGGTGAGGGCGGTGAGTCACCCGAGAGATTCGGCACAGAGAAGAACTCCAAGATCAAGCAGGTCGCATCAGGCAGATTCGGTGTTACAAGCGAATACTTAAACAGCGCTGAAGAGATCCAGATCAAGATGGCTCAGGGTGCTAAGCCCGGTGAAGGCGGACATCTCCCCGGAAAGAAAGTCTATCCCTGGATCGCTGAGAGAAGATATTCAACACCCGGTGTTGCTCTTATCTCACCTCCGCCTCATCACGATATCTATTCGATCGAAGACTTGGCACAGCTCATCTACGATTTGAAGAATGCAAACAGAAAAGCAAGGATTTCCGTAAAGCTCGTATCCGAAGCAGGCGTTGGTACTATCGCATGCGGCGTTGCTAAGGCAGGCGCACAGGTAATCCTGATCTCAGGTTACGACGGCGGTACAGGTGCAGCTCCTGCAAGCTCCATCCACAACGCAGGTCTTCCTTGGGAATTAGGTCTTGCTGAGACACACCATGCGTTGATCGAGAGCGGCCTTAGAGGAAGAGTTGCAGTCGAGACGGACGGTAAGCTCATGAGTGGCAGAGATGTTGCTATCGCAGCACTCTTAGGCGCTGAGGAATTCGGTTTTGCTACAGCACCTCTGGTATCCATGGGATGCATGATGATGAGAGTCTGCAACAAGGATACATGCCCGTTTGGTATCGCATGCCAGAACGAGGAATTAAGAAAGAGATTTAAGGGTAAGCCCGAGCACGTTATGAACTTCATGCTCTTCATCGCAGAAGAGTTAAGAGAGATCATGGCAGAGCTTGGTTTCAGAACAGTCGACGAGATGGTCGGAAGATCCGATCTCCTCAAGGTTAAGGACAAGCAGATAACAAAGAGAGCCGAGATGGTCTCTCTCGCGCAGATTATAGATCCGTCTTATGCGGATTCCGAAGTACGCCATTTCGAGCCTGACCATGTATTCGACTTCGAGCTCGAAAAGACGATCGACGAGAGAGTATTCCTCCCTGAACTCGCGAAAGGCCTTAAGAAAGGATCCATCAAGATTACTGACGTTAAGGTATCGAGTACCGACAGAGCAGTAGGAACTATCTTAGGTTCGGAGATCACAGCCGAATATGGAACAGAGTTGGCAGATGACAGCGTCATCGTAGAACTTACGGGCGGCGGCGGCCAGAGCTTCGGTGCATTCATTCCGAAGGGCCTGACATTAAAGCTCACAGGTGATGCGAATGACGGATTCGGAAAAGGATTATCCGGCGGCAAGCTCATCATCAAGCCTAATGAGAATTCCGGATTTGATCCTTCAAAGAATGTCATCATCGGAAACGTCGCACTTTACGGTGCAACAAATGGTACAGCATACGTCTGCGGCGTAGCTGGTGAGAGATTCATGATCAGAAACTCAGGCGCTACGGGCGTATGCGAAGGTACCGGTGACCACGGCCTGGAATACATGACAGGCGGTAAGGCCGTAATCCTCGGCGAAGTAGGAAAGAACTTCGCAGCAGGTATGAGCGGCGGTATGGCGTACGTATTGGATGAACATCACACACTCTATACAAAGATCAACAAAGCTTTGGTAGAGATGAGCGAGATCACAGAAGACGCAGATAAGAATGAGCTCAAAACGATCCTTCAAGATTATGAGCAGGCAACAGGATCTTCAAAAGCGAAGGCAATACTTCAAGATTTCGACAAGTATGTTGGAAGCTTTAAGAAGATCATCCCGACAGATTACCGTCACATGCTGACCTTGATCGCCAAGTACGAAGAACAAGGTATTGCACGTGAACAGGCAGTCTACGAAGCATTCAAAGAATTCACTAAAGTCGGTGCTTGA
- a CDS encoding putative hydrolase of the HAD superfamily, whose amino-acid sequence MILIFDYFETVIKTHSMDFNRGLKVLWEKYYKDNCDFEEIKKVGDEQFLILLDLHKKGLEYRFVADELPEYAKKFGGEVVPMSSDEEADFLMLCNDMEVMPGMADVLETLQEKGIPMYILSNSGFTAAALTKVLERLGIGKYFKKVWSSCDYGRIKPDRGFFDQAIETVLQDNPGNQRSDIVFLGDIFETDVIGAHDAGINAIWFDHEGKDIECGIEYKRIKSAGELIETLIG is encoded by the coding sequence TTGATCTTAATCTTCGATTATTTTGAAACTGTCATAAAGACCCATTCCATGGATTTTAACCGTGGTCTTAAAGTGCTGTGGGAAAAATACTATAAGGACAATTGCGATTTTGAAGAGATCAAGAAAGTCGGAGATGAGCAGTTTCTAATACTTTTAGATCTACATAAGAAGGGCTTGGAATACAGATTTGTAGCAGACGAACTTCCTGAATATGCTAAAAAGTTCGGCGGTGAAGTTGTCCCGATGTCTTCAGATGAAGAAGCGGATTTTCTTATGCTCTGTAATGACATGGAAGTCATGCCGGGAATGGCAGATGTTTTAGAGACTCTGCAGGAAAAGGGCATTCCGATGTATATCCTGTCAAACAGCGGTTTTACTGCTGCTGCATTGACCAAGGTGTTGGAAAGACTTGGTATCGGCAAGTATTTCAAAAAAGTATGGTCGAGCTGCGATTACGGAAGGATAAAACCTGACAGAGGTTTCTTTGACCAGGCAATTGAAACTGTTTTGCAGGATAATCCCGGAAATCAAAGAAGTGATATAGTGTTTTTAGGCGACATATTTGAAACGGATGTAATAGGCGCTCATGATGCCGGAATCAACGCCATATGGTTTGACCACGAAGGTAAAGATATCGAGTGCGGTATTGAATACAAAAGGATCAAAAGTGCCGGCGAACTTATTGAAACGTTAATAGGCTAA
- a CDS encoding DNA-binding transcriptional LysR family regulator → MDLRQIRYFLTVAEERNITRAAERLHLSQPPLSRALMDLEEELGCTLIVRGKRHVTLTPEGLALKRRGEQILALADIAKTEITDVKKGLSGTLYLGHVDSNGPSLAAEWISSFKKEYPNVTYNLWCGTVDDLTYRMKSGLLELAITMTPLNTEQLDGITVYSDSWAAIIPGSHPLAKAKKQTVSLKDLVDTDLIISSRHSREEEIRSWFEPTGKEPRFIVKTAHSSNASKLVDQNIGIAIFPASVAKNISADSNVVVKKIVPEVDVDYILSWDKEKIPSALASKFIDHVRNLYS, encoded by the coding sequence ATGGATCTACGTCAAATACGTTATTTCTTAACAGTCGCAGAAGAACGTAATATTACGCGCGCAGCAGAGCGTCTGCACTTATCCCAGCCCCCGCTCTCGAGAGCCTTAATGGATCTTGAAGAAGAATTGGGATGCACACTTATCGTAAGAGGCAAGCGTCATGTTACCTTAACACCCGAAGGCCTCGCGTTAAAGCGCCGTGGCGAACAGATACTTGCTCTTGCAGATATCGCGAAAACAGAGATAACCGATGTAAAGAAAGGCTTAAGCGGCACGCTTTACTTAGGACACGTTGACAGTAACGGTCCTTCTCTAGCAGCAGAATGGATATCTTCTTTTAAGAAAGAATATCCTAACGTTACTTATAACCTCTGGTGCGGCACCGTGGACGATCTCACATACAGAATGAAGTCCGGCCTTTTGGAGCTTGCTATAACGATGACTCCGCTCAATACAGAGCAGCTTGACGGCATCACGGTTTACAGCGATTCATGGGCAGCGATAATCCCGGGTTCGCACCCTCTTGCTAAAGCTAAGAAGCAGACAGTATCACTTAAAGATTTAGTTGATACGGACCTCATCATATCCTCACGTCATTCAAGAGAAGAAGAGATCCGTTCATGGTTCGAACCCACAGGAAAGGAACCGAGATTCATAGTTAAGACAGCGCACTCATCGAACGCTTCAAAGCTCGTTGACCAGAATATCGGAATAGCGATCTTCCCTGCCTCCGTTGCAAAGAATATCTCAGCCGATTCAAACGTTGTAGTTAAGAAGATCGTTCCTGAAGTTGACGTTGACTATATCCTGTCATGGGATAAGGAAAAGATCCCGAGCGCTTTAGCATCGAAGTTTATCGATCACGTAAGGAATCTCTATTCTTGA
- a CDS encoding glutamine synthetase produces MSTKTVPEMFGENVFDDRVMRAVLSDKVYNSLKKTIDEGAKLDTDVAEQVAAAMRDWALSKGATHFTHWFQPLTGVTAEKHDSFIEPSPDGGVIMAFSGKNLIQGEPDASSFPTGGIRATFEARGYTAWDPTSYAFIKDKTLCIPTAFCSYTGEALDKKTPLLRSMEALNKQALRILKLFGNEDAKYVHTSVGPEQEYFLITKEMYDKRPDIKYTGRTLFGAKAPKGQEMDDHYFGVIKPKVQEFMNDLNQELWKLGILAKTEHNEVAPAQHELAPIYSSTNIATDQNQLMMEIMQKVAARHGLVCLLHEKPFAGVNGSGKHNNWSMATDTGINLLSPGATPYENAQFLLFLCAVIKAVDDYQDLLRLSVATAGNDHRLGANEAPPAIISIFLGDELTAILDAIENDTPYEGAEKKIMKLGVDVLPRFARDTTDRNRTSPFAFTGNKFEFRSLGSSNSIACANMMLNSAVAESLKIYADRLEGAEDFETALHDMIKKTIKDHKRILFNGNGYDDAWVKEATEVRGLSNYKTTPDCMPHLLDEKNVKMLTSHKVFTEAELKSRVDIMLENYSKSVLIEANTMLEMSRRMILPAIECYENKLAGSVSAKKAVAPSAACSYEGDIIVKLSDLADKVYAGANALEKAIEGANGEADIIAESAFIKDTVIPAMNDIRKAADEAETYVSKECWPLPSYGDLLFSVK; encoded by the coding sequence ATGTCAACAAAAACAGTTCCGGAAATGTTCGGTGAGAACGTATTCGACGACAGAGTGATGAGAGCGGTTTTATCCGACAAGGTCTACAATTCACTCAAGAAGACAATCGATGAAGGCGCTAAGCTTGATACAGATGTAGCAGAGCAAGTAGCTGCAGCAATGCGTGACTGGGCACTTTCAAAGGGTGCTACACACTTCACACATTGGTTCCAGCCTCTTACAGGCGTAACAGCTGAGAAGCACGATTCATTCATCGAGCCTTCTCCTGACGGCGGCGTCATCATGGCATTCTCCGGCAAGAACCTTATCCAGGGCGAGCCTGACGCTTCTTCATTCCCGACAGGCGGCATCAGAGCTACTTTCGAGGCAAGAGGATATACAGCATGGGATCCTACATCTTATGCATTCATCAAGGATAAGACACTTTGCATCCCTACAGCTTTCTGCTCTTACACAGGCGAAGCACTCGACAAGAAGACACCTTTGCTCCGTTCTATGGAAGCTCTTAATAAGCAGGCTCTCCGTATCTTGAAGCTTTTCGGAAACGAAGATGCTAAGTATGTTCATACATCAGTAGGTCCTGAGCAGGAATACTTCCTCATCACAAAGGAAATGTATGACAAGCGTCCTGACATCAAGTACACAGGAAGAACACTCTTCGGTGCCAAGGCTCCTAAGGGACAGGAGATGGACGACCATTACTTCGGCGTTATCAAGCCCAAGGTTCAGGAGTTCATGAACGATCTTAACCAGGAACTCTGGAAGCTCGGTATCCTCGCTAAGACAGAGCATAACGAAGTTGCTCCCGCTCAGCACGAGCTCGCTCCTATCTATTCTTCAACAAATATCGCTACTGACCAGAACCAGCTCATGATGGAGATCATGCAGAAGGTTGCAGCCCGTCACGGTTTGGTCTGCTTGCTCCATGAAAAGCCTTTCGCAGGCGTTAACGGATCAGGTAAGCACAACAACTGGTCAATGGCTACAGATACAGGCATCAACCTCTTAAGCCCAGGTGCAACACCTTATGAGAACGCTCAGTTCCTGCTCTTCCTCTGCGCAGTAATCAAGGCAGTCGACGATTATCAGGATCTCCTCCGTCTCTCAGTTGCTACAGCAGGCAATGACCACAGACTTGGTGCTAACGAGGCTCCGCCGGCAATCATCTCTATCTTCCTCGGTGATGAGCTCACAGCTATCCTCGATGCAATCGAGAATGACACACCTTATGAGGGCGCTGAGAAGAAGATCATGAAGCTCGGTGTTGACGTATTACCCAGATTTGCTCGTGATACAACAGACCGTAACAGAACTTCACCTTTCGCTTTCACAGGCAACAAGTTCGAGTTCAGAAGCCTTGGTTCTTCCAACAGCATCGCTTGCGCTAACATGATGCTCAACTCAGCTGTTGCAGAGTCCTTGAAGATCTATGCAGACAGACTTGAAGGCGCAGAAGATTTCGAGACAGCACTTCACGACATGATCAAGAAGACGATCAAGGATCACAAGAGAATCCTCTTCAACGGCAACGGTTACGACGATGCATGGGTCAAGGAAGCAACAGAGGTAAGAGGTCTTTCCAACTATAAGACAACACCTGACTGTATGCCTCATCTTCTCGACGAGAAGAACGTAAAGATGCTCACATCACACAAGGTCTTCACAGAGGCAGAGCTCAAGTCCAGAGTTGACATCATGCTCGAAAACTACAGCAAGTCAGTCTTGATCGAAGCTAACACAATGCTCGAGATGAGCAGACGCATGATCCTTCCTGCAATCGAGTGCTACGAGAACAAGCTCGCCGGAAGCGTTTCCGCAAAGAAGGCAGTTGCTCCTTCAGCAGCATGCAGCTATGAGGGTGACATCATCGTTAAACTCTCAGACCTCGCTGATAAGGTTTATGCCGGCGCTAATGCTCTCGAAAAAGCAATCGAAGGTGCTAACGGAGAAGCTGACATCATAGCAGAGAGTGCCTTCATCAAGGATACAGTCATCCCTGCGATGAACGACATCCGTAAGGCAGCAGACGAAGCAGAGACATACGTATCCAAGGAATGCTGGCCGCTTCCTTCTTACGGTGACTTGCTCTTCAGCGTAAAATAA
- a CDS encoding NAD(P)H-dependent glutamate synthase small subunit: protein MGKATGFLEYDRHEDSWVTEEKRITGFEEFHNHLNEEERRCQAARCMDCGVPMCQSAICLKGMVTGCPLHNVIPEWNDEIYKGHYEAALGRLLKTSNFPEFTGRVCPALCEKACINGINSGAVTIHDNELFLIEKGYELGYMKPRIPKTRSGKKVAVIGAGPAGLAVADQLNHRGHEVTVFEREDQIGGLLMYGIPNMKLDKSVIERRRKLMEEEGVVFKTGIDVGNGASFEKITEEFDAVALCCGSKKARTITAKGSEDCKDMHLAVDFLKSATKDLLAGKAGKWTISAKDKNVVVVGGGDTGNDCVGTCIRQGCKSITQLEMMSRPPVERLPSNPWPEWPKVEKTDYGQQEAIKVFGHDPRIYETTVKELIASKGKLKEIKTVKVKFEDRKLVEIEGSEQTIKCDLLIIAAGFVGAEDYIAKESNVELTQRGTVKTEPEQYKTSIPKVFTAGDMHRGQSLVVWAIAEGRHCAAEMDKYLMGYSPLV from the coding sequence ATGGGTAAAGCTACAGGATTTTTGGAATACGACAGGCACGAAGATTCTTGGGTAACAGAAGAGAAGAGAATCACAGGCTTTGAAGAATTCCACAACCATTTAAATGAAGAAGAAAGACGCTGCCAGGCAGCAAGATGCATGGATTGCGGCGTACCTATGTGCCAGTCGGCCATCTGCCTTAAGGGCATGGTAACGGGATGTCCCTTACATAACGTTATCCCCGAGTGGAACGACGAGATATACAAAGGACATTACGAAGCAGCATTGGGAAGACTTTTGAAGACTTCGAACTTCCCTGAATTCACAGGAAGGGTTTGTCCCGCACTTTGTGAAAAGGCATGCATCAACGGAATAAATTCAGGAGCAGTTACTATTCACGATAACGAGCTCTTCCTCATAGAAAAGGGATATGAGCTGGGATACATGAAACCCAGGATCCCGAAGACCAGATCCGGTAAGAAGGTCGCAGTAATCGGCGCAGGCCCTGCAGGACTTGCAGTCGCAGACCAGTTAAACCACAGAGGTCATGAGGTAACGGTTTTCGAGAGAGAAGACCAGATCGGAGGCTTACTGATGTACGGCATTCCGAACATGAAACTTGACAAGAGCGTTATCGAGCGAAGAAGAAAGCTCATGGAAGAAGAAGGCGTTGTCTTCAAGACTGGTATTGATGTAGGCAACGGAGCTTCTTTCGAAAAGATAACAGAAGAATTCGATGCGGTCGCTCTCTGCTGCGGTTCAAAGAAAGCAAGAACGATCACTGCAAAGGGTTCCGAAGATTGTAAGGATATGCACCTGGCAGTTGATTTCCTTAAGTCCGCTACAAAGGACCTCCTCGCAGGAAAAGCCGGAAAGTGGACGATAAGTGCCAAGGACAAGAACGTAGTAGTTGTCGGAGGCGGTGATACCGGAAACGATTGCGTCGGTACATGCATAAGACAAGGATGCAAGAGCATCACCCAATTGGAAATGATGTCAAGGCCCCCTGTCGAGAGATTACCGAGTAACCCGTGGCCTGAGTGGCCGAAGGTCGAAAAGACTGACTACGGTCAACAGGAAGCGATCAAGGTATTCGGTCACGACCCGAGAATATATGAGACTACCGTAAAAGAACTCATTGCTTCAAAGGGAAAGCTCAAAGAGATCAAGACAGTCAAGGTCAAGTTCGAAGACAGAAAGCTGGTTGAGATCGAGGGCAGTGAACAGACAATTAAGTGCGATCTCCTGATCATCGCCGCAGGCTTTGTCGGAGCTGAAGACTATATTGCGAAAGAAAGCAATGTCGAGCTTACGCAGAGAGGAACAGTAAAGACAGAACCTGAACAGTATAAAACTTCGATACCGAAGGTGTTCACGGCAGGAGACATGCATAGAGGACAGTCGCTCGTAGTGTGGGCAATAGCAGAAGGAAGGCACTGCGCAGCGGAAATGGATAAATACCTGATGGGTTATTCCCCGCTCGTATGA